ACGACCGAGCCAGTCCATGCATCTCAGTCCCCAGGAAAAAGACAAGCTCCTGATTGTTACCGCGGCATTACTGGCCGAACGGCGACTCAAGCGTGGCCTCAGGCTCAACCACCCCGAAGCGGTGGCTTGGCTGAGCTTCCTTGTGCTGGAGGGTGCCCGCGACGGAAAGAACGTTGCAGAGCTGATGCAGGAGGGCACGACCTGGCTGAGCCGCGAGCAAGTCATGGACGGCATTCCCGAACTGGTTCACGAGGTGCAGATCGAAGCGGTGTTTCCCGATGGCACCAAGCTCGTGACCCTGCACGACCCAATTCGCTGACCCACCACCCTGCATCCTTGCCATGGCCCCGCTGATTCCCGGTGAACTGTTGCCCGAACCCGGCGACATCGAACTTAACGCTGGCCGCCCCGTCACCACGGTGAGCGTCTCCAATAGCGGCGACCGCCCCGTGCAAGTGGGGTCCCA
The sequence above is a segment of the Synechococcus sp. PROS-7-1 genome. Coding sequences within it:
- a CDS encoding urease subunit gamma, producing the protein MHLSPQEKDKLLIVTAALLAERRLKRGLRLNHPEAVAWLSFLVLEGARDGKNVAELMQEGTTWLSREQVMDGIPELVHEVQIEAVFPDGTKLVTLHDPIR